In Anaerolineae bacterium, the sequence GGTCTGGAGCAGCAGATCGGTAGGCACGCTGGCCATCTCCTCCAGAGGCACGAATTCTGCCCCCACCTCCTGGGCCAGGGCCCGACCCCGGCTCTCGGTTCGGTTGGCGATCACCACCCTCACCCCGCGCGCCGCCAGCCCATGCGCCAGCGCCCGGCCCAGCCCACCTGCTCCCACTACCAGGGCTCGCATGTCCTCTAGCCGCGACCCGGCCGGCAAGGCTTCCTCGATGCTGATCAGCGCGCCGGCCACGTCCGTGTTGTACCCGTGGAATCGTCCGTCGCTCACCACCACCGTGTTGACCGCCTGCAGCCGGAGGGCTAACGGCTCGACCTCGTCCATGGCGGCCACTACCGCCTGCTTGTGAGGGATAGTGACGCTATAGCCACGGAATCCCAGAGGCGTGAACTCCCGCAAGAAGGATACCGGCTCCTCCACCAGCAGGGGCACGTACACCGCATCCAGCCCGCAGTGAGCGAAGGCGGCGTTATGCACCGCCGGGCTCATGGAGTGGCCCACCGGGTTGGCCACCACCCCATAGAGATCAGTGGCGGGCGTGATCGCTCGCACCCGGTACATGCCCACCATGTCAGAAAGGGGCACCTGGCCGGGTGCTACCTCCGCTCCCTCCTCGAGGGCGGCGAAGGTGAGCAGGGCACCATAGCGGCCGGCCAGGATGCGGCTGATTACGCCCGCCTCGCCCATGGCCAGGGCGATCGTAGGCCGGTCCGCCCTCTGCAGCAGCGAGAAGACCTCCAGGTTGTCCTCGATTCGTCTTGCTGTCACCGCGACCTTGACCGTGTCCGCTCCCATCGCCGCCAGATCGTCGTAGATGCGGGACAGTGGTCGGGGCAGGCCCTCAAAGTCGTGGTAGGAGGCGATCATCTTGCTGTGCCCCTCCCGGGCCAGCCGGTGCACCACGTCGTGCTCTGCGTCCACGTACTCGGCGCCGAGACGCATGGCCCGCCCCAGAACGGCCAGCCTATCCTCCTCGGCCCCCTCGAACCTGCCTCCGGCACGCCTGGGCCTGCAGGTCACGATGACCGGAAGGGGGCGCTCGCAAAGCAGAGCCTCCAGGTCGAAGCCGGGTATTAGGTCCAGCCGCAGCTCGACCAGGTCGGCCCCTCCCTTCGCCGCCTGGGCCACCGCCCGCAACGCTCCCAGCATGTCCGGCGCCGCAATCGAGACGCAGATCATCGTTCCCCGTTCGTCCAAGCCTCCCTCCTGTGCCGGCCACCCGGCTCCCATCATTGAGTCAATCTTACCCGTGGCCATGGGAGCAGGCCAAAGACCCCCAACTGCGCCGGCGGTCTTCCGCCGCCCTCTGTTTCCTCCTGAGGGTCGGCCTCCCCCAGCTCAGCACGTCTGAGCATTGGCGGCCCGCTGGCAACATCTGTAATATGTGGCCCTGTTCGCCAACTCCGCTGCCCTCGTGGCGTCCAGCTTCTCGGCCGCCACCTGCAGTGCCAACACCTCGGAGGCGACTGTGGAGGAGATGACGTCGCGTCAGCGCATGCTGGCAGCCATTGGGCACCAGCCTGTGGACCGGGTGCCCGTAGCCCCCTTCGGGCTGGGCCGCCTGGACCCTGCGGGCGAGGTGGCTGCCGAGCTGATCGAGAAGACCGATCCTTTCATCCTGGCCCCAGCCGGGGGCAATCCGTTTCTGGGCGCCGACCCGGACATCTCCGTTGTTCAGGATGGCCCCGATACCATCACTGTGTACCACACCCCGACAGGGGACCTGACCCGCGTCTTCCATCGCACCGAGATCACCGGGTATACCACCCAGTTCCCCTGCCGCTCGGCCCAGGACCTCGATGCCTTCATGGCCATGCCCTGGAAGCCCGCAGTGGTAGACGTGGAGCCTTTCCTGCGCCGCAAGGCCGAGATCGGCCAGGATGGCCTGGTGCTCGTCAGCATAGACAACGGCATCTGCCTCCCGGCTACCATGATGTCCCCGGAGGACACCTGCCTGCTCTGGGCTGAGGCTCCCGCTTTCATGCGCGACGTGGTCGCCGAGGCGAGCCGCCGCGTGGAGGATTTCGTGCGCCGAGCCTCCGCTCAGGGCGTGGACGCCTATCGCATCATCGGCGGCGAGTACGCCAGCGAAATGCTCGGCCCTCGCGCATTCTCCGCCCTGATCACCCCCTTCGATACTTCCCTCGTGTCCCTCATCCACGAGTGTGGCGGAATTGCCCACTACCACAATCATGGAGACGTAGACCGCTACCTCGAGCTCCTAGCCGATCTGGGAATAGACTCCCTCGATCCTCTGGAGGTGCCCCCCTTCGGCAACGTGGACCTGGGCGACGCCATCCGCCGCATCGGGGATCGCGTCTGCCTGGTAGGCGGGCTGGATGACATGGAGGTACTGGAGACCAGAACGACGGACGAGGTGCTGTCGCTAGCGCGGGACACATTGAGGAGAACAGGAACACGAAGCTTCATGCTGGGCGGCACTAGCTCGGGCATCTACATCGAGCGGGCGGCCCGTCACTTCATAGCCCTGGTGGACGTGGCGCGGGAGTTCGCCGGCTACGAAGTCGAGAGGAGCGCCACATGAGCCAGAGCAGCGGAGTTCGCTGGCGGCTCGCCGTTCCTCCCGAGGTCGAGACCGAGTATGTAGGCACCACGCTGGGCGACTATTACACCCGCGCCGACGTGGCCGTCCACACCCAGATCCGGGCCCGCGAGCTCTTCCAGTCGGCCTATGGAGTGGATGTCGGGGGCGTCGCGGTCCCCGTTCCTGCGTACGTGGGCGTGGCCTCGCTGGGGGCCAAGCTGGTGCTGCCCGACGACCACCCACCGATGGTGGCTAACCTGGGCCGGGTCCTGGCCGACCGCGACTCGGTGCTGGCGCTGCGACCGGCCGTGCCAGAGGCAAGCGACTGGCTGCAGCGCTATCTCGCCATGCGAGAGGAAATGGGCCGCATACTGGGCAAGCTTCCTCCTCTTGGCGCCGGCCAGGAGGGCCCCATCACCTCGGCCGTTCTGCTGCGCGGGGACCGTTTCTTCCTCGATGTCTTGGACGACCCCGAGGTGGCCCATCACCTCCTGGGGGTAGTCACCCAGACGTACATCAGCTTCGTACGCTACGCGAGACGCATCAACGGCCAGCCCGAGACCGGCAACACCGGCATCGCCGACGACATGGCCGGCATGCTCCCACCTGCCTTGTGGCCGGAGTTCGTGCTGCCCTACTGGCTGCGCATCTACGAGGAGCTAGGTCCCGGTCGCCGCAGCGTTCATACCGAGCTGTTACGCCCCGACCACCTTCGCTTCCTTCGGGAACTTAGGATAGACGCCTACGACCCCGGTAACGACCAGTACCTGCAGGTCGAGGACGTCATCGGCCTAGTAGGCCACATGGACGTGTCCTGGAACCTGCACACCGTGCGGGACATGCTCGACGGCACCCCGGCGACCATACGCACCACCTACACCGCCGCGGTGGATGCCGGCATGCGCCACATGATGACGGAGCTGTGCCGGCGCACACCCCGGGAGAACGTGGCGGCGTTCGTCGAAGTAGCCCGGGAACACGAGTAGCAGGGCCGCTGGGGCTGGAGCCCGTGCCCGGCTTTGACCGCCGCTCCCACGCGGTGCTATCCTCCTACGGCAGTGGAACAGTGGAGGCATAGCTTGGTCGTCAAAGGATTACCCCGCCCGTCGCGCGCCCTCGGTCCCTCGCAGGCTACGGCGCCTTACCTGAGCCGAGCCCTGCTCGCCGTAGAAGGGCGGTTGCACTCGCTCTATGCCCGGCATAACCCCGGAGATGAGCGACGCCGCCTCGCCAGCATCGCCGCCGCTACCGACGCCCAGTCGCCCCTGTGGGACGAGTTCCTCCAGATCACGTACCTGGAGAACGTCCGCGAGGGCTTGCGCTCCACCCTGCTGGCGCTGGACCAGCAGCACGGGAGGCATCCGTGAACACCGCCGAGTTCCTGAAAGCCCTCACCGAGGCGTCTGGCGTCTCCGGCTACGAGCATGAGGTCCGCGGCCTGGTCACCGCAGAGTTTGGCCTGCTGTGCGACGAGGTGAGCACCGATGCCATGGGAAGCGTCTGGGGCATCAAGCGGGGCTCCCCTGGCGAGCACCGGATCATGCTGGCCGGCCACATGGACGAGATCGGGTTGATAGTGAAAGCCATCGACAAGGACGTGCTTCGGTTCACCCAGGTAGGCGGCTTCGACGTGCGCGTCCTGCCTGGCCAGCCCGTATGGGTCCACGGCCGTCAGACCATGCCCGGGGTGATAGGTATGCGGCCGCCGCACGTGATGTCGGCCGAGGAGCGCGACAAGGTCCTCCCCATGGAGGACCTGTTTGTTGACGTGGGCCTTACCGCCGACCAGATCGGCGGCCAGGTTCGCGTGGGTGACCTGATCACCCTGCGGCGCGGTTACGTAGAGCTGAGGAACGGGTTCGTCGCCAGCAAGGCCATGGATGACCGTGCTGGAGTGGCCGCGCTCCACCATTGCCTTCAGGTGCTCCAGGGGATGCGCCAGCGGTGGGATGTCTACGCCGTGGCCACGGTGCAGGAGGAAGTGGGACTCCGAGGGGCCATGACCAGCAGCTACGGGGTGGAGCCCCAGGCGGCCATAGCGGTGGACGTGACCTTCGCCCGCACGCCCGACGTACCTGAGATGAGAACGATCGAG encodes:
- the aroE gene encoding shikimate dehydrogenase; the encoded protein is MDERGTMICVSIAAPDMLGALRAVAQAAKGGADLVELRLDLIPGFDLEALLCERPLPVIVTCRPRRAGGRFEGAEEDRLAVLGRAMRLGAEYVDAEHDVVHRLAREGHSKMIASYHDFEGLPRPLSRIYDDLAAMGADTVKVAVTARRIEDNLEVFSLLQRADRPTIALAMGEAGVISRILAGRYGALLTFAALEEGAEVAPGQVPLSDMVGMYRVRAITPATDLYGVVANPVGHSMSPAVHNAAFAHCGLDAVYVPLLVEEPVSFLREFTPLGFRGYSVTIPHKQAVVAAMDEVEPLALRLQAVNTVVVSDGRFHGYNTDVAGALISIEEALPAGSRLEDMRALVVGAGGLGRALAHGLAARGVRVVIANRTESRGRALAQEVGAEFVPLEEMASVPTDLLLQTTSVGMHPRADASVVPAEMLRPGLVVYDAVYNPLETRLLREARRAGCRTVSGLGHFVHQAARQFELWTGRKAPMEVMRRAMLERLGEVTGGA
- a CDS encoding M42 family metallopeptidase, giving the protein MNTAEFLKALTEASGVSGYEHEVRGLVTAEFGLLCDEVSTDAMGSVWGIKRGSPGEHRIMLAGHMDEIGLIVKAIDKDVLRFTQVGGFDVRVLPGQPVWVHGRQTMPGVIGMRPPHVMSAEERDKVLPMEDLFVDVGLTADQIGGQVRVGDLITLRRGYVELRNGFVASKAMDDRAGVAALHHCLQVLQGMRQRWDVYAVATVQEEVGLRGAMTSSYGVEPQAAIAVDVTFARTPDVPEMRTIEADKGPGIARGPNLHPVMYERLVETAKKHEIPYQCEAIPGRSGTDAWAIQVCREGVPTGLLGLPLRYMHTPVETLCLRDVERCGRLMAHFIADLDDAILDRFRPALPEE